TCGCGCCGGAGGTGGGGGGCGGCTTCGGCAGCAAGATCTACCTCTACCCCGAGGAGGTCCTGGTCGCCCACCTGGCCATGCAGCTTCAGCGGCCGGTGAAGTGGATCGAGGACCGGCGGGAGAACTACCAGGCCACGACGCACGGGCGGGACCGGGTGGACTACATCGAGGCCGCCGTCAAGAAGGACGGGACGATCCTCGGGCTCCGGTGCAAGTGCATCGGGAACCTGGGGGCCTACCTCTCCACCTTCGCCCCGGCCATCCCCTCCGCCTTCTTCGGGATCATGCTGTCGGGGGCCTATCGGATCCCGGTGATCGCGTGCGAGGTGCGGGGGGTCTTCACCAACACCGCCATGGTGGACGCCTACCGGGGCGCCGGCCGCCCCGAGGCCTGCTACGTCCTCGAGCGGACGGTGGACCGGATCGCCATGGAGCTGGGCCTGGACCCGGCGGAGGTCCGCCGGCGCAACTACATCCCGGCTGACGCCTACCCCTACACCACCGCCACCGGCGTCACCTACGACAGCGCCAACCACCGGGCGGCCCTGGAGAAGGCGCTCCAGCTCGTCGGCTACGAGGCGCTGCGCAAGGAGCAGGCGCAGCTCCGGAAGAACGGGCGCCTGCTCGGCATCGGGATCTCCTCCTACGTCGAGGTCTGCGGCGTCGGTCCCTCGAAGGGCCTGGCGGCCGCGGGGGGCGGGGGCGGGGGCTGGGAGCTGGGCACGGTCCGGGTCCACGCCAGCGGCAAGGTCACCGTCCTCACCGGCTGCTCGCCGCACGGCCAGGGAAACGAGACCAGCTACGCCCAGATCGTCGCCGACGGCCTCGCGGTGAGCCCGGAGGACGTGGAGGTCTTGCACGGGGACACCCAGATCGTCCCCTTCGGGACCGGCACGTTCGGCAGCCGCAGCGCGGCCGTCGGCGGGACGGCGGTCTACCTCAGCGTCCAGAAGGTCCGGGAGAAGGCCCGGGCCATCGCCGCGCACCTCCTCGAGGCTCCGCTGGAGAAGGTCACCTGGGACGGCAACCGGTTCGCGGTCCAGGGCGATCCGAACCGGGCGAAGACCCTGCGCGAGGTGGCGGGGGCGGCGCACCTGGCCACCCCGCTCCCCCCGGAGATCGAGCCCGGCCTGGAGGCCAGCACCGTCTTCGACCCGCCCAACTTCACCTGGCCCTTCGGCACCCACGTGGCCGTGGTGGAGGTGGACCCCGAGACCGGGAAGGTGCAGTTCGAGCGGTACGTGGCGGTGGACGACTGCGGCAACGTGATCAACCCGCTCCTCGTGGACGGACAGGTCCACGGCGGCATCGCCCAGGGGATCGGGCAGGCCCTCTACGAGGCGGCGGTGTACGACGAGCACGGGCAGTTGCTCACGGGCTCCTTGATGGACTACGCGGTCCCCAGGGCGGACGACCTGCCGTCCTACGAGACGGACCGGACGGTCACCCCGTCCCCGGTCAACCCGCTCGGGGCGAAGGGGGTGGGAGAGGCGGGAACCATCGCGGCCACCCCGACGGTGGTCAACGCCGTGCTCGACGCCCTCGCCCCGCTGGGGATCCGCGAGCTGGACATGCCCCTCACGACCGAGAAGATCTGGCGCGCCATCCGGGCGGCGAAGGCCGGCAGCAGCGCGCGGGAGGGACGGCGATGATCCCGGCGGCGTTCGAGTACCATCGGCCCCGGACTCTCCAGGAGGCGGTTTCCCTCCTGGCGCAGAAGGGCGAGGAGGCGAAGGTCCTGGCGGGGGGCCACAGCCTCCTGCCCCTGATGAAGCTCCGTCTCGCGAGGCCCGCCGCCCTCATCGACCTGGGGCGGATCCCGGAGCTGGCAGCCATCCGGGAGGCGGACGGGGCCGTCCGGATCGGCCCCATGGTGACCCACGCGGCGCTCGCCGCCTCGGAGGTGCTGCGCCGCCGCTTCACGGCCCTCAGCGAAGCGGCCGGCCTCATCGGCGACCCTCAGGTCCGCCACCGCGGCACGCTGGGAGGGAGCCTGGCCCACGCCGATCCGGCGGCGGACCACCCGGCCCCGATCCTGGCGTTCGAGGCCGAGGTCCGGGTCGTCGGGCCCAAGGGCGAGCGGACGATCCCGGCCGGCGACTTCTTCGTTGACATGCTGACGACGGCCTTGCGGCCCGAGGAGCTCATCGCCGAGATCCGGCTGCCGGCGCCGCCCGCCGGGACCGGGAGCGCCTACGCCAAGTTCCCCCACCCCGCCTCCCGCTTCGCCGTCGCCGGCGTGGCGGCCGCCGTCACCCTGGAAAAGGGGACCGTGCGGCGCGCCCGGATCGGCGTCACGGGGGCCGCCGCGAAGCCGTCGCGCGCCCGGACCGCCGAGGCGGCGCTCGAGGGAGGGGCGGCCACGGCGGAGCGCATCGCGGCGGCGGCGGCGAAGGCGGCCGACGGCCTGACGTGCCTGGAGGACCTGGTGGCCTCAGCGGAGTACCGGGCCCACCTCGTCACCGTCATGGCCCGGCGGGCCCTCGAGGCCGCCGTCCGGCGCGCCGGCGGAGCGTAGGCGGCTCCACCGTCGCGCAGACTGCCACGGCAAGTGCGGCCCCGAGCCCTGCTCGACGGGGCCGCCAGCGGCGTGGTATGATCCGTAAGAGGGAAAGGAGCGCAGGATGAAGTACCGCCGCTTCGGAAACACCGACCTGACCGCCTCCGAGGTGGGCTTCGGGGTCTGGACGGTGAGCACCACCTGGTGGGGGATCAAGGACGAGGCGGTCGGGATGCGGCTCCTGAAGCGCGCGTTCGACCTCGGGATCACCTATTTCGACACCGCCGACACCTACGGCAACGGCCTCGGAGAGACGATCCTCGTCAAGGCCCTGAAGGACAAGCGCAAC
The window above is part of the Candidatus Methylomirabilis sp. genome. Proteins encoded here:
- a CDS encoding molybdopterin cofactor-binding domain-containing protein translates to MKYIGAPLKRKEDPRLITGQGAYVDDIPLPGILHCAVLRSPHGHARITGIRTEQAARHPGVIAVLTGRDIAGKMGTMPCGWNLPGLKTPAHPVLATDRVRLVGDRVAAVVAEDRYTARDALDLIAVDYEALPAVTDCERAFAPGAPTIHDEAPDNTAFAWGFPGQGVEEAFKKADRVVRLRLVNQRVIPNAMEPRGVLAQFKPAAGELTVWTSTQAPHLIRALLGMVLGFPEHKLRVIAPEVGGGFGSKIYLYPEEVLVAHLAMQLQRPVKWIEDRRENYQATTHGRDRVDYIEAAVKKDGTILGLRCKCIGNLGAYLSTFAPAIPSAFFGIMLSGAYRIPVIACEVRGVFTNTAMVDAYRGAGRPEACYVLERTVDRIAMELGLDPAEVRRRNYIPADAYPYTTATGVTYDSANHRAALEKALQLVGYEALRKEQAQLRKNGRLLGIGISSYVEVCGVGPSKGLAAAGGGGGGWELGTVRVHASGKVTVLTGCSPHGQGNETSYAQIVADGLAVSPEDVEVLHGDTQIVPFGTGTFGSRSAAVGGTAVYLSVQKVREKARAIAAHLLEAPLEKVTWDGNRFAVQGDPNRAKTLREVAGAAHLATPLPPEIEPGLEASTVFDPPNFTWPFGTHVAVVEVDPETGKVQFERYVAVDDCGNVINPLLVDGQVHGGIAQGIGQALYEAAVYDEHGQLLTGSLMDYAVPRADDLPSYETDRTVTPSPVNPLGAKGVGEAGTIAATPTVVNAVLDALAPLGIRELDMPLTTEKIWRAIRAAKAGSSAREGRR
- a CDS encoding xanthine dehydrogenase family protein subunit M, with amino-acid sequence MIPAAFEYHRPRTLQEAVSLLAQKGEEAKVLAGGHSLLPLMKLRLARPAALIDLGRIPELAAIREADGAVRIGPMVTHAALAASEVLRRRFTALSEAAGLIGDPQVRHRGTLGGSLAHADPAADHPAPILAFEAEVRVVGPKGERTIPAGDFFVDMLTTALRPEELIAEIRLPAPPAGTGSAYAKFPHPASRFAVAGVAAAVTLEKGTVRRARIGVTGAAAKPSRARTAEAALEGGAATAERIAAAAAKAADGLTCLEDLVASAEYRAHLVTVMARRALEAAVRRAGGA